The following proteins are encoded in a genomic region of Haloarcula salinisoli:
- a CDS encoding 30S ribosomal protein S5 — translation MSGNNGWEPRTRLGKQVVEGEIDSMQEALNSGLPLKESEVVDQLVPDLEDEVLDINMVQRMTDSGRRVKFRCVVAVGNRDGLVGYAEGRDDQVGGAIQKAIDVAKLNIIDVSRGCGSWECGCGRPHTVALRTEGKAGSVEVELQPAPRGLGLAGGETVRKVLELAGIEDIWTRSSGNTRTTVNFAKATFNALQNTAEARVPERTFEKREVIE, via the coding sequence ATGAGTGGTAATAACGGCTGGGAACCCCGCACACGCCTCGGCAAGCAGGTTGTCGAAGGCGAGATCGACTCCATGCAGGAGGCGCTCAACTCCGGGCTTCCCCTGAAAGAATCGGAAGTCGTCGACCAGCTCGTTCCCGATCTGGAAGACGAAGTGCTGGACATCAACATGGTCCAGCGGATGACCGACTCCGGCCGGCGGGTGAAGTTCCGCTGTGTCGTCGCAGTCGGCAACCGCGACGGGCTGGTCGGCTACGCAGAAGGGCGTGACGACCAGGTCGGCGGTGCCATCCAGAAGGCCATCGACGTGGCCAAACTGAACATCATCGACGTCTCCCGTGGCTGTGGGTCCTGGGAGTGTGGCTGTGGCCGTCCGCACACGGTCGCGCTGCGCACCGAGGGCAAGGCCGGGAGCGTCGAGGTCGAGCTCCAGCCCGCCCCGCGCGGACTGGGTCTTGCCGGCGGGGAGACCGTCCGCAAGGTGCTCGAACTCGCCGGTATCGAGGACATCTGGACCCGCTCCAGCGGGAACACGCGTACCACGGTCAACTTCGCGAAGGCTACCTTCAACGCGCTCCAGAACACGGCCGAAGCCCGTGTCCCCGAGCGTACCTTCGAGAAACGTGAGGTGATCGAGTGA
- a CDS encoding 30S ribosomal protein S14 codes for MSESETQQANDERTGQLESCQRCGREQGLVGKYDIWLCRQCFREISRGMGFKKYS; via the coding sequence ATGAGCGAAAGTGAAACCCAACAGGCCAACGACGAGCGTACGGGCCAGCTAGAGTCCTGCCAGCGCTGCGGGCGCGAGCAGGGACTCGTCGGCAAGTACGACATCTGGCTGTGTCGCCAGTGCTTCCGGGAGATCTCCCGGGGCATGGGCTTCAAGAAGTACAGCTAA
- a CDS encoding 30S ribosomal protein S4e, which translates to MSKHQKRLSVPNSWPVERKTATFTVKAGAGPHGESGVPLLIVLRDVLGYADNRKEARYALNEDNVLINGKAVSDEERPVGMFDIMAFTQREEYYRVFPGEGGRLALTAIEADAAESKLGKIVNKTHVAGGDVQLALHDGETLIVEDADDYSGGDSIVVDNEESDIIAHFEYEEGALVTAVDGAHAGEIGTVDEIQVTPGSAQNNVLVEQEDGGFETVEEYVVVIDENFTGDDDE; encoded by the coding sequence ATGAGCAAACATCAGAAACGCCTGTCGGTGCCAAACAGCTGGCCCGTCGAGCGCAAGACGGCAACGTTTACGGTCAAGGCCGGTGCCGGCCCGCACGGTGAGTCGGGGGTCCCCCTCCTCATCGTCCTGCGGGACGTGCTGGGCTACGCCGACAACCGCAAGGAAGCGCGCTATGCGCTCAACGAGGACAACGTCCTCATCAACGGGAAGGCGGTCTCCGACGAGGAACGGCCCGTCGGGATGTTCGACATCATGGCCTTCACCCAGCGCGAGGAGTACTACCGCGTCTTCCCCGGCGAGGGTGGACGGCTGGCGCTGACGGCCATCGAGGCCGACGCCGCCGAGTCCAAGCTCGGGAAGATCGTCAACAAGACCCACGTCGCCGGTGGCGACGTCCAGCTCGCTCTCCACGACGGTGAGACCCTCATCGTCGAGGACGCCGACGACTACTCCGGCGGCGACTCCATCGTCGTCGACAACGAGGAAAGCGACATCATCGCCCACTTCGAGTACGAAGAGGGCGCGCTCGTCACCGCCGTCGACGGTGCCCACGCGGGCGAGATCGGCACGGTCGACGAGATTCAGGTCACCCCCGGCTCGGCCCAGAACAACGTGCTCGTCGAACAGGAAGACGGTGGCTTCGAGACGGTCGAAGAGTACGTCGTCGTCATCGACGAGAACTTCACGGGTGATGATGATGAGTAG
- the secY gene encoding preprotein translocase subunit SecY → MSWKDTAEPLLVRMPAVRRPEGHVPFKRKLAWTGGVLILYFFLTNVGLFGLDIGSDSNPLGRFASILASGQGSVMQLGIGPIVTASIVLQLLGGANLLGLNTQDDPRDQILYQGLQKLLVLVMICLTGIPMVFAADFLPPDPAVAQSLGIGTTGVQALIFAQMFVGGVLILFMDEVISKWGVGSGIGLFIIAGVSQRLLGGLLSTPFIGNQSGIIHTWYLYITGQQATGSLFTASGIETLFLSPGGGRLLALVTTVLIFSIVVYAESVRVEIPLSNARVKGARGRFPVKLIYASVLPMILVRALQANVQFLGRILDQQLANMPGWLGTYNNAGQPVGGLFYYLAPIQSPGDWMWFLQGTTTNEVWQILLRIGVDLTFMLIGGAIFAVFWVETTDMGPEATAKQIHNSGMQIPGFRQNVGVIEKVLERYIPQVTVIGGALVGLLAVMANMMGTIGNVSGTGLLLTVSITYKLYEEIAEEQLMEMHPMMRQMFG, encoded by the coding sequence ATGAGCTGGAAGGACACCGCCGAACCACTGCTCGTGCGGATGCCGGCAGTTCGCCGTCCGGAAGGACACGTCCCGTTCAAGCGCAAGCTCGCCTGGACGGGTGGCGTGTTGATACTGTACTTCTTCCTGACGAACGTGGGACTGTTTGGCCTCGACATCGGCTCGGACTCGAACCCGCTCGGACGATTCGCGTCGATTCTGGCCTCCGGTCAGGGAAGTGTCATGCAGCTGGGTATCGGACCCATCGTCACCGCCTCCATCGTCTTGCAGTTGCTCGGTGGGGCGAACTTGCTCGGGTTGAACACGCAGGACGACCCGCGGGACCAGATCCTCTACCAGGGGCTCCAGAAGCTGCTGGTGCTCGTGATGATCTGCCTGACGGGTATCCCGATGGTGTTCGCTGCGGACTTCCTGCCGCCGGACCCGGCGGTCGCGCAGTCGCTCGGCATCGGGACGACCGGCGTGCAAGCGCTCATCTTCGCCCAGATGTTCGTCGGCGGTGTCCTCATCCTCTTCATGGACGAGGTCATCTCGAAGTGGGGCGTCGGCTCCGGTATCGGCCTGTTCATCATCGCCGGCGTCAGCCAGCGACTGCTGGGCGGCCTGCTGTCGACCCCGTTCATCGGTAACCAGAGCGGGATCATCCACACCTGGTATCTGTACATCACGGGCCAGCAGGCGACCGGGTCGCTGTTTACGGCCTCGGGTATCGAGACGCTGTTCCTCTCGCCCGGTGGTGGCCGGCTGCTCGCGCTGGTGACGACGGTGCTCATCTTCTCTATCGTCGTCTACGCAGAGTCGGTGCGGGTCGAGATTCCGCTCTCGAACGCCCGGGTCAAGGGCGCGCGTGGTCGCTTCCCCGTGAAGCTCATCTACGCCAGCGTCCTGCCGATGATTCTCGTCCGCGCGCTGCAGGCAAACGTCCAGTTCCTGGGGCGCATCCTCGACCAGCAACTCGCGAATATGCCGGGCTGGCTGGGTACCTACAACAACGCCGGCCAGCCGGTGGGCGGCCTGTTCTACTACCTGGCGCCCATCCAGTCGCCCGGTGACTGGATGTGGTTCCTGCAGGGGACGACCACGAACGAGGTCTGGCAGATACTCCTCCGCATCGGCGTGGACCTGACCTTCATGCTGATCGGCGGGGCTATCTTCGCCGTCTTCTGGGTCGAGACCACCGACATGGGCCCCGAGGCGACGGCGAAGCAGATTCACAACTCCGGGATGCAGATTCCCGGCTTCCGCCAGAACGTCGGCGTCATCGAGAAGGTCCTGGAGCGGTACATCCCGCAGGTCACCGTCATCGGCGGTGCCCTCGTCGGACTGTTGGCCGTCATGGCCAACATGATGGGCACCATCGGGAACGTCTCCGGGACGGGGCTGCTGCTGACGGTCTCTATCACGTACAAGCTGTACGAGGAGATCGCCGAGGAGCAGCTCATGGAGATGCACCCGATGATGCGCCAGATGTTCGGCTGA
- a CDS encoding 50S ribosomal protein L14, with amino-acid sequence MEAMNADVTQGLEKGSLITCADNTGARQLKVISVHGYSGTKNRHPKAGLGDKITVSVTKGTPEMRRQVLEAVVVRQRKPIRRPDGTRVKFEDNAAVIVDENEDPRGTELKGPISREVAERFGSVASAATMIV; translated from the coding sequence ATGGAGGCAATGAACGCCGACGTCACCCAGGGCCTGGAGAAGGGCTCGCTGATCACGTGTGCCGACAACACCGGCGCACGCCAGCTGAAGGTCATCTCCGTTCACGGCTACTCGGGGACGAAGAACCGCCACCCGAAGGCGGGGCTGGGCGACAAGATCACGGTCTCGGTCACCAAGGGGACGCCCGAAATGCGTCGCCAGGTGCTCGAAGCCGTCGTCGTCCGCCAGCGCAAACCCATCCGCCGTCCCGACGGCACCCGCGTCAAGTTCGAAGACAACGCGGCTGTCATCGTGGACGAGAACGAGGACCCGCGCGGGACCGAACTCAAGGGTCCCATCTCGCGGGAAGTCGCGGAACGGTTCGGGAGTGTCGCCTCCGCAGCGACGATGATCGTATAG
- the rpmD gene encoding 50S ribosomal protein L30 → MQALVQLRGDVNMDTDIHDTLKMLNIHHVNHCTLVPDTETYNGMVSKVNDFVAFGEPSQETIELLLSTRAEPAEGDADVDDEWVAENTEFDDIEGLAWALVSEETTLQEQGLSPTLRLHPPRGGHDGIKHPTKEGGELGRHDTEGIDALLEAMR, encoded by the coding sequence ATGCAAGCACTCGTCCAGCTTCGTGGCGACGTGAACATGGATACGGACATCCACGACACGCTGAAGATGCTGAACATCCACCACGTCAACCACTGTACGCTCGTCCCCGACACGGAGACGTACAACGGCATGGTGTCGAAGGTCAACGACTTCGTCGCCTTCGGCGAACCCAGCCAGGAGACCATCGAACTCCTGCTTTCGACGCGCGCCGAGCCCGCCGAGGGCGACGCCGACGTCGACGACGAGTGGGTCGCAGAGAACACCGAGTTCGACGACATCGAGGGGCTGGCCTGGGCGCTGGTCTCCGAGGAGACGACGCTGCAGGAGCAGGGTCTCTCCCCCACACTCCGTCTGCATCCGCCACGTGGCGGCCACGACGGCATCAAACACCCGACCAAGGAGGGCGGTGAACTCGGTCGACACGACACCGAGGGCATCGACGCGCTCCTGGAGGCGATGCGATAA
- a CDS encoding 50S ribosomal protein L6: MPRVELEIPEDVSVSQDHLDLTVEGPEGTVTRRLWYPDIDVTVADDVVAVESDEDDAKTMSTIGTFESHIENMFHGVVEGWEYEMEVFYSHFPMQVNVEGDEVVIENFLGEKAARRTTVHGDTDVSVDGEELTVTGPDIEAVGQTAADIEQLTRINDKDVRVFQDGVYITQKPSRGDA, encoded by the coding sequence ATGCCACGAGTAGAACTGGAGATTCCGGAGGACGTGTCTGTCTCCCAGGACCATCTCGACCTCACGGTCGAGGGTCCGGAAGGGACAGTCACACGTCGGCTCTGGTATCCCGACATCGACGTCACAGTCGCGGACGACGTCGTCGCGGTCGAGTCCGACGAGGACGACGCCAAGACGATGTCGACCATCGGGACCTTCGAGAGCCACATAGAGAACATGTTCCACGGCGTCGTCGAGGGGTGGGAGTACGAGATGGAAGTCTTCTACTCTCACTTCCCGATGCAGGTCAACGTCGAAGGCGACGAAGTCGTCATCGAGAACTTCCTCGGCGAGAAGGCCGCGCGTCGGACCACCGTCCACGGTGACACCGACGTGTCGGTCGACGGCGAGGAGCTGACCGTCACCGGCCCCGACATCGAGGCCGTTGGCCAGACCGCCGCGGACATCGAACAGCTCACACGCATCAACGACAAGGACGTGCGTGTGTTCCAGGACGGGGTGTACATCACCCAGAAACCCTCCCGAGGTGACGCCTGA
- a CDS encoding uL15m family ribosomal protein, whose translation MTSKKRRQRGSRTHGGGSHKNRRGAGHRGGRGAAGRDKHEFHNYEPLGKSGFKRPQQVQEEVATVDVRELDENAVLYAADGLAEEAGDGYIIDAREVVDEAEDADVVKVLGAGQVRNELTLIADEFSAGAIEKVEDAGGTAKLTDFGEERQADADTEGDAEDEE comes from the coding sequence ATGACGAGCAAGAAACGACGACAGCGCGGCTCCCGTACGCACGGTGGCGGCTCGCACAAGAACCGACGCGGCGCCGGTCACCGCGGTGGTCGCGGGGCCGCCGGCCGCGACAAGCACGAGTTCCACAACTACGAGCCGCTCGGCAAGAGCGGCTTCAAGCGCCCCCAGCAGGTCCAGGAAGAGGTCGCGACGGTCGACGTCCGCGAGCTCGACGAGAACGCCGTGCTGTACGCGGCCGACGGCCTCGCAGAGGAGGCCGGCGACGGCTACATCATCGACGCCCGCGAGGTCGTCGACGAGGCCGAGGACGCCGACGTGGTGAAGGTGCTCGGTGCGGGCCAGGTCCGCAACGAACTCACCCTCATCGCCGACGAGTTCTCGGCGGGCGCCATCGAGAAAGTCGAGGACGCTGGCGGCACCGCAAAGTTGACGGACTTCGGTGAGGAACGGCAGGCAGATGCCGACACCGAAGGCGACGCGGAAGACGAGGAATAA
- a CDS encoding 30S ribosomal protein S17 → MALGLNVQEPETACSDQNCPFHGELSVRGQTLDGEVASTDMEKTVVVEREYDVKVPKYDRFMKRRSRVPAHAPDCLDLAVGDTVTIAECRPLSKTKSHVVVAIEDGEQ, encoded by the coding sequence ATGGCGCTAGGACTGAACGTACAGGAACCGGAGACGGCCTGTTCCGACCAGAACTGCCCCTTCCACGGAGAGCTCTCCGTGCGGGGCCAGACACTGGACGGAGAGGTCGCTTCCACTGACATGGAGAAGACCGTCGTCGTCGAACGCGAGTACGACGTGAAGGTGCCCAAATACGACCGCTTTATGAAGCGGCGGAGCCGCGTCCCGGCTCACGCACCCGATTGTCTCGACCTCGCGGTCGGTGACACGGTCACGATAGCAGAGTGTCGACCGCTCTCGAAGACGAAGAGCCACGTCGTTGTGGCTATCGAGGACGGTGAGCAATAA
- a CDS encoding 50S ribosomal protein L18 codes for MATGPRYKVPMRRRREARTDYHQRLRLLKSGKPRLVARKSNKHTRAQLVTLGPNGDRTLAAAESGDLEEYGWEAPTGNMPAAYLTGLLAGLRALDAGVEEAVLDIGLNTPTPGSKVFAIQEGAIDAGLEVPHNDDVLADWQRTRGSHIAEYAEMLDEPLYSGEFDAADLPEHFDETRETLLEGDIEL; via the coding sequence ATGGCGACAGGACCACGATACAAGGTGCCGATGCGGCGACGCCGCGAGGCCCGAACGGATTACCATCAGCGGTTGCGCCTGCTGAAATCCGGCAAGCCCCGCCTTGTCGCTCGAAAGAGCAACAAGCACACCAGGGCGCAGCTGGTGACTCTCGGACCAAACGGCGACCGCACGCTGGCGGCAGCAGAGTCCGGTGACCTCGAGGAGTACGGCTGGGAGGCGCCGACGGGCAACATGCCCGCGGCCTACCTCACCGGGCTGCTCGCAGGCCTCCGCGCGCTCGACGCTGGCGTCGAGGAAGCGGTGCTCGACATCGGCCTTAACACCCCGACCCCCGGAAGCAAAGTATTCGCAATACAGGAAGGCGCAATCGACGCCGGCCTGGAAGTGCCGCACAACGACGACGTACTCGCCGACTGGCAGCGCACGCGCGGCAGCCACATCGCCGAGTACGCCGAGATGCTGGACGAACCGCTGTACAGCGGGGAGTTCGACGCGGCAGACCTCCCGGAGCACTTCGACGAGACCCGGGAGACCCTACTGGAAGGTGACATCGAACTATGA
- a CDS encoding 50S ribosomal protein L19e: protein MTDLSAQKRLASDILDVGKDRVWFNPDRQGDIADAITREDVRELVEEGAITAKDKKGNSRGRARERKEKQAYGHQKGAGSRKGKAGARQNEKKNWESRIRAQRKKLRELRDDGTLSKSVYRDLYDKAGGGEFDSVADLERFIEANHGDA, encoded by the coding sequence ATGACGGATCTGTCCGCACAGAAGCGACTCGCATCGGACATCCTCGACGTCGGGAAGGACCGCGTCTGGTTCAACCCCGACCGCCAGGGTGACATCGCCGACGCCATCACTCGCGAGGACGTTCGCGAGCTGGTCGAGGAAGGTGCCATCACGGCCAAAGACAAGAAGGGCAACTCCCGCGGTCGCGCTCGCGAGCGCAAGGAGAAGCAGGCTTACGGTCACCAGAAGGGAGCCGGTTCCCGGAAGGGCAAGGCCGGGGCCCGACAGAACGAGAAGAAGAACTGGGAATCGCGCATCCGCGCACAGCGAAAGAAGCTGCGCGAACTGCGTGACGACGGCACGCTGTCGAAGTCCGTCTACCGCGACCTGTACGACAAGGCCGGCGGTGGCGAGTTCGACAGCGTCGCCGACCTCGAACGATTCATCGAAGCAAACCACGGTGACGCATAA
- the rplX gene encoding 50S ribosomal protein L24 produces MTTQPDKQRKSDRDAPLHERHKQVRATLDEDLREEYDQRNVRVNAGDTVEVLRGDYAGESGEVLTVDLSDAVIHVEDVTLETTDGEEVPRPLDTSNVRVTDLNTEDDRRVERLESEDDTA; encoded by the coding sequence ATGACAACGCAACCAGACAAACAGCGAAAGAGCGACCGAGACGCTCCGCTGCACGAGCGACACAAGCAGGTGCGGGCCACGCTGGACGAGGACCTCCGCGAGGAGTACGACCAGCGCAACGTCCGCGTCAACGCCGGGGACACCGTCGAGGTGCTCCGTGGCGACTACGCCGGCGAGTCGGGCGAGGTCCTCACTGTCGACCTCTCGGATGCCGTCATCCACGTGGAGGACGTCACCCTGGAGACCACCGACGGCGAGGAAGTCCCCCGTCCACTCGACACCTCGAACGTTCGGGTCACGGACCTGAACACCGAGGACGACCGACGCGTGGAGCGCCTCGAATCGGAGGATGATACCGCATGA
- a CDS encoding 50S ribosomal protein L32e, which produces MADDESNDETVEAEELTDISGVGAAKADALRDAGFQTVDDVRAADQSELAEAKGVGNALAARIKADVGGLEVETETEAEVEEEGEEEAETEDVETELQPRGLADKTPDLDDETARQLAQRHRVGGPQFNRQDHHKKKRVSTSWRRPRGQLSKQRRGIKGKGATVEAGFRTPKAARGKHPSGFEEVRVHNVDDLEGVDGDVEAVRIASKVGARKRERIEEEAEDAGIRVLNPTYVEVEVSE; this is translated from the coding sequence ATGGCAGATGACGAATCCAACGACGAGACAGTCGAAGCCGAGGAACTGACCGACATCAGCGGCGTCGGTGCGGCCAAGGCCGACGCGCTTCGCGATGCCGGCTTCCAGACTGTCGACGACGTCCGTGCGGCGGACCAGTCGGAACTGGCCGAGGCAAAGGGCGTCGGCAACGCGCTGGCGGCCCGAATCAAAGCCGACGTCGGCGGTCTCGAAGTCGAGACCGAGACGGAGGCCGAGGTCGAAGAGGAAGGCGAGGAGGAGGCCGAGACCGAGGACGTGGAGACGGAGCTCCAGCCCCGCGGTCTCGCCGACAAGACGCCGGACCTCGACGACGAGACGGCCCGACAGCTGGCCCAGCGACACCGCGTCGGTGGCCCGCAGTTCAACCGACAGGACCACCACAAGAAAAAACGCGTCTCGACCTCCTGGCGACGCCCCCGCGGCCAGCTCTCGAAGCAGCGCCGCGGTATCAAGGGCAAGGGTGCCACCGTCGAAGCCGGCTTCCGAACGCCGAAGGCGGCCCGTGGCAAACACCCCTCGGGCTTCGAGGAAGTCCGCGTCCACAACGTGGACGACCTGGAGGGCGTCGACGGCGACGTCGAGGCCGTCCGCATCGCCTCGAAAGTCGGTGCCCGCAAGCGCGAGCGCATCGAGGAGGAAGCGGAGGACGCGGGCATCCGCGTGCTCAACCCAACCTACGTCGAAGTCGAGGTGAGTGAGTAA
- a CDS encoding 50S ribosomal protein L5 produces the protein MSSDADSADFHEMREPSIEKVVVHMGIGHGGQDLANAEDIITEITDQSPVRTRAKRTVGEFDIRQGDPIGAKVTLRGDDAEAFLETALPLAELAESQFDDTGNFSFGVEEHTEFPSQEYDPSIGIYGLDVTVNLVRPGYRVAKRDKASRSIPSNHRLNPEDATAFIESTFDVEVSE, from the coding sequence ATGAGTAGTGACGCCGACTCGGCCGACTTCCACGAGATGCGCGAACCGAGCATCGAGAAGGTCGTCGTCCACATGGGTATCGGCCACGGTGGTCAGGACCTGGCAAACGCCGAGGACATCATCACGGAGATTACCGACCAGAGCCCGGTTCGAACGCGAGCGAAACGAACCGTCGGCGAGTTCGACATCCGCCAGGGCGACCCCATCGGCGCGAAGGTCACGCTGCGTGGCGACGACGCCGAGGCGTTCCTCGAGACCGCGCTGCCACTCGCCGAGCTGGCCGAGAGCCAGTTCGACGACACCGGCAACTTCAGTTTCGGCGTCGAGGAACACACGGAGTTCCCGAGCCAGGAGTACGACCCGAGCATCGGAATCTACGGGCTGGACGTCACGGTCAACCTCGTCCGGCCGGGCTACCGCGTCGCCAAGCGGGACAAGGCGTCCCGTTCGATTCCCTCGAACCATCGACTCAACCCCGAGGACGCGACCGCGTTCATCGAGTCGACCTTCGACGTTGAGGTGAGCGAATGA
- a CDS encoding 30S ribosomal protein S8 → MTGNDPFANALSALNNAESVGHLEQTVSPASNEIGSVLEVFYDRGYIDGFSFVDDGKAGEFEVELKGAINECGPVKPRYSAGADEFEKWEKRFLPARDYGTLVVTTSHGIMSHYEAREEGVGGQVIAYVY, encoded by the coding sequence ATGACAGGAAACGACCCATTCGCCAACGCACTGTCGGCACTCAACAACGCCGAGAGCGTCGGGCATCTGGAGCAGACGGTATCGCCCGCCTCGAACGAGATCGGTAGCGTACTCGAGGTCTTCTACGACCGCGGGTACATCGACGGATTCAGCTTCGTCGACGACGGCAAAGCCGGTGAGTTCGAGGTCGAACTGAAAGGAGCCATCAACGAGTGTGGCCCGGTCAAGCCCCGTTACTCTGCGGGCGCAGACGAGTTCGAGAAGTGGGAGAAGCGGTTCCTCCCTGCCCGTGACTACGGGACCCTCGTCGTGACGACCAGCCACGGCATCATGAGCCACTACGAGGCTCGTGAGGAAGGCGTCGGTGGCCAAGTAATCGCGTACGTGTACTAA